From the genome of Prionailurus bengalensis isolate Pbe53 chromosome D1, Fcat_Pben_1.1_paternal_pri, whole genome shotgun sequence:
TGTTGGGACTTTCTGGGCCAGCAGCTTTTTGGGGGTAGGAAGGCGCATAGGAGATTTGGAGGAGCTGTGGGCACTTTGGGGGGCCAGCAGATACACGGCGGCCAATTATCACCATCCCATtgccatcccctccccctccccccccgccccaaccacAGAGCCTGCCAGGCCGGGAGCCCGCGGGCCACGTCCatcaccacccccagcccctgcagaGGGGACGGACGATGCCGTTTGTGACAGCAGGTGGagggtggtggcagggaggggggtgggcccGAGCCCCCAGGGAagctctggggctggggtggctcCTTCTCATCCCCAGGCCTGCCAGACTGGCAGGAGAGATCCCCTAATTGAGAATTAGGGATTAATTGGGATCTGCCGGGCGAGTGGTGCTGAGGCCGCTGCGGCCAGCCCCGGCACCTCGGcgtccaggctctgggctgggcagggcGTGGGTGGTCCCCTGCCCTCTCCGTCCCAAAGCCATCTTGTCGGCAGCAGCGATGGTGACAACCAGGCGGGGGCGCTGTAAACTCCCTCCCCTTCTCGACCAGAAGGTCAGGGCTCCCTCCCGGCAGGTGGGAACAGCCGTGGGTCAGGCAGTGCTCTGCGAGGCAAACCTTTGCTGCAGTTAGCGGAGGCCAGGGCCCGGCTCCACGGTGACTCGAGGCACCGGCTTGTTGGGGCTGTGATTTTAGAGTCCCGGGGCCTGGCTGTAAGTCCCACCTCGGCTTCGTCCTAACTGTGTGTGATTCTATGCCAGCCCTCATCCTCCCAGAGCCTTCTGGTGCCTGGCGGCTGGATTAATCTGGGGgcgatgggggcgggggggggggggtgtcacggCCAGTTCCTGAACAGAAGTGGGGCAAAACTTTCTTTTAGAAAGAATAATCGGGCAGCACGTGCTGCATGGACTGGGCCGGGAGAGACGGCGGTGGGGCCGTGTGACCGCTAGCAAGGTTGCTTAGACTCAGCGTCTTGGTTTCCTCCGTTTGCAGAATGGGGCTCTAAGGACCACGGCAGCGCTGGAGCGAGGGGACGTGTCGTTTGGGTCCCCCCCGGAAGCAGACGCTGAGGTGAAGTCAGGAAtgcaagagagagagggcgaggaAGCGGGCTTGGGCAGGAGAGCCTCTGAGCGGACGCCGACCTGGCCCCTGCCGTGCTCAGGCGTTTGAGGCGGGAACCCCAAAGCTGATGTGTATCCGAAGGGGCCCGTCCGTCACTCACTCCTCCCAGCTGACCTTCCAGCTCTTTCTCCCTCCCAGAGTACGTGAGGTTGGCCTGGGAAAAGCCCTCACTCCCTTGTGCTACCCTCTGTTGTAACCCCGGCCCTGACGGGAGCCCTTTTGCGGGATGAGGGGCCAGTGCACATCCCAGCTCTGGGAGAAGCAGGTGGCATTTACTCATCTAGGGACGTTTCCTGATACTGGCTCTGGGAGGGGCCCAGAATCCAGAAAAGGCCCCTGCCCACCTGGAGTTCACGGTCGAGGGATCTTATAACTTTTGGGGGGCCAAACACTGGGTCCTCCAGGGTAAACGAATGAGAAGCAGAAGCCATCCCCTCAGGCTCCAAGACACTTTACTCTCAGAGAGACAGGGACGGGCAGTGGGGCTTGGTGGGgaagtgggggtgagggtgagggcgGGACAGGGTGTTGCCCACAGGCAGGGTAGGGAGGcggtcggtggggggggggggagggtcagctGGGAGCAGAGGGTTTCCGGGCACACGCTGGCAGGCAGTGGCTGTGGTCCCAAGTTCCGTCTCCTGCCTCCAGCTTCGGTGCAGACTCAGCGAGACATCATTCGCACAAACTCTGCCAGGACAAAGCCAAGGTTGCGGGTCTGCAGTCTGGACCCCAGTAGGGGTGAGACCAATATATTGGCCTTGAGGTGGGAGGAGGCGTGgtccagggcagagcccacaAGGGAGTCTTCTGGATCTGGGGAATGGGCCCTCAGGCGAAGAAGAGGGGCTTTGCTTTATGGacaaaacgaaacgaaacgaaacagAGAAACAGCAGCAACGACAAGACCCCCAAATCTCTTAACTGaacctgttttcctttttgctttggcTGCTAGGAAGCTCAGGAACAACTCTGGGAGAATTTCTACATACTGATTTTCCTTGGCTTCCTGTCATTATTTAACCCTTATTTTCCCCCTGGGGCAACGCGGCTTAGAGGAAGAACGAGGTTCTGGTCAACCCGCCTGGCTTCCCATCTCGGCCACATCCACATCTTTGGCCAAGCACTCCCGCCTCCCTAAGAGCTGACTGTCTTGTCCTGCTCCCGGGGAGAGGGCACAGAGTGCCTAGCGCACGGCGCCGATGCCCCTTTGGTCATTCCCTTGAGCTCTTAAAAACCTCCGGGGGTTGTGCTGGCGCTAAGCGCGGAGGGCAGTGGGCGGTACCTTCAAAGTCCACCAGGCCGTCCCCGTTGAGGTCAATGTCGTGGAGGACCTCGTCCACCTCCCGCTGGCTGAGGCGCTCCCCCAGCAGGGCCTTGAGGGCTGCCCGCAGCTCACCCAAGCTGATGCGGCCATCCCCGTTGGTGTCGAACTGTGGCGGCGTGGGTCGAGGCGTTGAGTCCCCGGCCAAACCGCGCATTCACTCAGCCCTCCGTCACGGCAGACCCgaagcccctgccctccctccagccccaggggccGCACCTCCCGAAAGGCATCTCGAAGCTCCCTGACGCCGATCATGTCTGCCGTCTCCGCCAGCAGCTTGGGGCCCATCAGCTCAACGAAGTCCTCAAAGTCCACCTTCCCGCCACCTGGGGGCCGTACCCGTCAGGGACCCCAGGCAACCAGAGACCCCTGCCCGGGCCCGGCCCTCCCTTGCCCTCCTCTCCTGGCCcgtgtccctctcccctgccccactaAATGGGTCCTTCCCTCTCGCGGGGCCCCGTAGGCTGGATCAtctgctcagtttcctcatctaaaaagtGGGGATAACggtccttgcccccccccccaccttgtagGGCGATGGGGAGATTCTTCAGAGGCAGAGCAAGCGCCTTGAGAATGACCAGGGTCCCCGGCTCTGGGGGCCAACCTGTGGAGGCATCTCTCTTCCCTGGGCCGCCCAGCTGCTCAAGCCATGGCCATGGCCCCCGGAGAACTGGGCTTGGGGCAGGTCTGAGGCACATACTGATTTGCTGTGAAATCTCGATGAGTTCCATCTCAGTGGGCATGTAGCCCAGGGTCCGCATGCAGGCGCCCAGCTCCCGGTAGCCGATGTAGCCGTCACGGTCTCGGTCAAACTCCTGGAAGGCGATCTGCAGCTCTGCCGGGCAGGGCGGGGTCAGTCCTTCCCACTCGTCCCCCCGGACCCCAGCCTGGACCAGCACACCCTTCCTTCGTCCTTTGGTCGAATCATTTCCTCCTTGTAAACATCAGTTTCTCTTtgctgtctcagggcctttgcatgtgctagTTCTTTAATTCGttcttccaacaaatatttaaggagcatctactatgtgccaagctctGCTCTAGATAGTGGGGataaggcaggcaggcaggcaggcaggcaggaaggaaggaggaaggaaggaaggaaggaaggaggaaggaaggaaggaaggaggaaggaaggaagggaggaaggaaggaaggaaaagaaaggaaacaatccctaacctcatggagctcacattctggaacactcttccctcTTCTGGTCTTCGGGTCACCTGCCCAAGAAAGTCTTCCGTCTAAATTCAGTCCCCTCCAgcccatttgttcatttctttgccAGCGCTTAGCATCGTTTGTACTTGTTGACTCATTGACAtctgcccccccgccccgaggACATGGGCTGTATCTGTCTAGTTTGCCACACTccctgtgcccagcacagggccaggcacGCAGTAGGCACCCAGGAGGCGTTTGCTCAATGAACAAACACAAAAGGGAAGTGAGACCCACCTGGCGAATGAGACCTGGGGACCGACGGCTGGGGGCTCTGTCAACCCCTCCCCGTTCGGTCTCGTCCCCATCTCTCTGTGATCTCCTGCAGCCCTTCTCTTGCCCCTGGTTCCTTCCTGGTGGAGACCACCGAGGCCCCACCCAGTGTCCCCACCCTGTGCGCTCCACCCTTTGTCCACCCCTCTGGAGACTAGTCTTTTCCAAAACGCTTTACCTTCGATCTCCTCTGGCCGCAGCTCCCGGTCCTGGAGGGGGGGTGGcgcacagagaagttaagaatcCCCTGGACCACCCTGACACCTGCACCCCTTCCTCTTGTCCTTTGGGGCTCCCCACTCAGCACCCCCAACATGCACGGGCAGGGCCTGGGTCATCTGACACTGCTCAGGGCTGGTGGCTGCCGCCGGTTCCCGCCCGCTGGCCTGGGCATCTTGGgccgccccttccctgccccctgcccagacctctgccctcctcctgcccctccccttgcagaGGTCACAGAGCTCCACTTGCCAGAGGTGGATCTGGGGTCGGGTAGAGCCTCAGACGTGGCCCTGGGGACCTCCGTgtgtctctctcgttctctctctcggaggccctgccacctccctgcccaccccctgggTGGCTGTCTCCTAGGTTCTctgttccctctcctctctctttcctggtGGGTCTCCTTGGGTCTCCCCGCTGTTTGATCCCCTTGATGTTTCCTCCACtcttctctgtcccaccccctgGATCTGTGTGCCTTTGCTCCAAAGACCCCACtcaaggagaggcagagacgaGGCAAAGGCAGGGGCTTGCCATACATACGAGCTGGGTGGCCGCGATGCTGGGCCGCAGGAAGATGCAGGCGGGCCCCACCAGGCTGCTGAGCACCGAGTAACCCTGGATGCCCGGCCCAGGGTCCCCCTGCTCctcggggccggggccggggccggggccggggccggggctgtGGTGGGAGCGCCCTGGGGGGGAGCTGGGCCACTGCCAGCGCTCCTGCGGCAGAGCCAGCTATGAGCTGGGGCGGCGGCCCCTCCACCCTCATTCACCAGCCTCTCCCGTCTTTGGAACCGGGCACAGGAGAGTGGGGGCCTTCACCCATCAATACTCTAGGCCGGAAGGGTCCACCCCCTTACCGTTCAACTGGGCAAACCGAGGCCCCCGAAAAGGCAAGGGACGGGACCAAGGTTGCTCAGAAAGCCGGTGGCAGAATGGGACCTTCAGCTCCAGCTCTGTACCTCCTGTCTCTGACTGGCAGAGAGCAGGAAGAGCGGCCGGCACAGGGCAGCTGGATGGGCACCCGGGGGGCCTAATGAGCTTGGCGGGAAGGCCCGGGGGTCCGTGGGAGCCAGGACCGCAAGGGGCCGGAGTCTGGGGCCTTCCCCCGGGGACATCTTGATTGGTCTAGGGTGGTGGGAACCACCCCCTCCACCCGCCTGCCCTGCTCTACCTCTAACCCCAGCCCGGCCCTCACACAGgactctgcccaccccacctgaCCCTTCCAGGCTCCAGCCCAGCCTCCTGGCCTTGGCTTCTCCCCCTTAGCCGTCCTACCTTAGGCCCCCGATGTCGAGGCCGTTTGGCACAGTTTCCCATGGGCTCCTGAACCATGCCAGGCCTGGAGTCCTGGGGGCGGCCCAGGGCTGGGCCTCAGCGGATGCTGTGGGCTCCTGTCTGCCCCCAGCTGTCCCCAGTGAGAGCCTGGGAGCATTGCAGGGGATTTTCCTAGGGTTTCGCGGGGAAGATTGGGAGCGGGTGGGCAGGCGGGGAGCCCTGGGCCCGGGGGCTTGGGTCCTAATCCAGGATTATCTCTGAGCATCCCTGCTGGTGAGGGGGGCCACTCAGGAGCCAAGGCCCCCTGGAAGGCACAGCCTCCCTGCGCTCCCTCTGAGGGTCTTCTGGgcacctcctctccagcactttctcccccaacccctaCCCCTAATCTCCCCCAATTAGGAGAGACTTAATGTCTTCAGAAGCAGGGCCCGGACACGGGAGGAGGGAACCAGGTGCCCAGGGTGCCAGGGCGGGCTGGGGCACCTCTCCCCTCAGAATGGTGGTATGAACTCGGCAGGCCCTGCCCCTACCGCCTGTCCTGAGAGGAGGCCGTCTTGGCCCGGTCCAGAAAGCTCCTGACCCTCCGGGCCAGGGCCCTTGCTCTCACCTTAGAGCCCCTGGCCAGCCTGCCCGCCCTCGGCACCTCTGCCTGGACCAGCCCCCCGACCCTGTACTCAGGTGACGAGCGGAAGGGAGACAGCTCTGGGTGCTGAGGGCTGGACGCGGGCTTCggtgagggcagaggtggggagagacgCCAGCCTCCGTCCTGGGCAGCTGACTGAAACTGCCTCCCACCTGCACGTCCCGGGGCTCCTCCCTGAGTTCTCCCCTGGGTCTGTCCTACAGGGTCCCGGCTGCGGCGGGGGATCCCCGCGTCTCCCTCTGATGCCCCACACCCCTGTCCCCTTTACCTGCCCGTAGGCTGCCTGCACCCGGGCCTCCAGTTCCTTGAGGAGTGCCCGCCGCCTGTTGGCTGCTGGGCTGGCAGGGGCCCGGCTGGGCCCTGGGGTGCCCTCAGAGGGGCTGGGGTCCCCCGCGGGGAGACTGCCATCTGCCTGGCCCTGGGGAAGGGCCATGGAGACCAGGGCTGGGCGCCTCCTCTTCCCACTCTGGTCGCCCCGTTCCTGCGGGAGGGTGGCTGAGTGGGCAGCTGTGGGTGCGGTCCCCACAGGCTCCCGGGTACtttcccctgtccctctctccacAGGCTGGTAGGGCTCTCCCCGTGCTGCTCACCCAAGTCCTAGCCTCCCCCAACCCACCGGTCTCCAGCCCCATGCTGGCCACGGGCTACCTTGCAGAGCCCTGGTCACCTGGTCACCTGGCCTTTCTGGCTTATGGtctcccccccggccccccgccatTTGGGTCTTGCTcgctgcccctctctgcccatctctctgtgtctgtctcaccCACGGCCCCTTGCCAGCCCCCCTGCACTCTGCTGACATTTGCCCTGCTGTCTCTGGGGGTCTCTCTGGCCTCTCATACCCATCTCTgtcactccctccctctgctccgttggtccatctgtctgtctgtctgtccatccttGCTCTTCCTATTTTCCCTGCCcgcacctccccccgcccccaggatgACTCCTGGATTCTGGAAAGACaacgcccccccccaccatcctggCCCCAGACGTCCCCCCTTCTCCCTACCCAGAGCCCCAGAGCAGCTCTGAgcttccccacctcctgccagcaCCTCTCACCTACCTTCTGCTGACCTCCGGCCTCTCGTTTGTCAGGGAGAAATGTGGGGCTGGGCCAGGCAGCCCCCACTGGCCTCTTGTTTCCCCCTGTTCCGTCCCCAGCCCTCTGACTGCCCAGCTGTG
Proteins encoded in this window:
- the CABP2 gene encoding calcium-binding protein 2 isoform X2 — encoded protein: MVQEPMGNCAKRPRHRGPKDRELRPEEIEELQIAFQEFDRDRDGYIGYRELGACMRTLGYMPTEMELIEISQQISGGKVDFEDFVELMGPKLLAETADMIGVRELRDAFREFDTNGDGRISLGELRAALKALLGERLSQREVDEVLHDIDLNGDGLVDFEEFVRMMSR
- the CABP2 gene encoding calcium-binding protein 2 isoform X1 produces the protein MALPQGQADGSLPAGDPSPSEGTPGPSRAPASPAANRRRALLKELEARVQAAYGQDRELRPEEIEELQIAFQEFDRDRDGYIGYRELGACMRTLGYMPTEMELIEISQQISGGKVDFEDFVELMGPKLLAETADMIGVRELRDAFREFDTNGDGRISLGELRAALKALLGERLSQREVDEVLHDIDLNGDGLVDFEEFVRMMSR
- the CABP2 gene encoding calcium-binding protein 2 isoform X3 is translated as MVQEPMGNCAKRPRHRGPKERWQWPSSPPGRSHHSPGPGPGPGPGPEEQGDPGPGIQGYSVLSSLVGPACIFLRPSIAATQLDRELRPEEIEELQIAFQEFDRDRDGYIGYRELGACMRTLGYMPTEMELIEISQQISGGKVDFEDFVELMGPKLLAETADMIGVRELRDAFREFDTNGDGRISLGELRAALKALLGERLSQREVDEVLHDIDLNGDGLVDFEEFVRMMSR